The Haloactinomyces albus genome includes the window TGCGCTGTACTGCGCGGCCGCCGCGCTCGGACAACTGGCCGCCGGAGGCGCTCTGACCGAGCAGGACGTGACCGAGACGCTGCTGCACGCCGCACAGGGCCACGTCGCCGCCGGGGCCTACCGCTGGAGCCAAGCCCGCCAAACCATCGCCTCCGGCCTGCGTGCCGGGGCCAAGCGCCCGCGAAAGGTCGCCGCATGAGCGCGCCTGAAGTTCCCGAGCCCGACAACGTGCACCCGCTGCACCGGCACCCGGCCGAAGCACTGCACGCCGCCTGGACCGCCGATGTGCTCATGGCCACCGAGTTCCCCGAACCGACCTGGGCCGTGCCCGGCATCGTGGCTGAAGGCGTCAACCTGCTCGCCGGTCCACCCAAGGTCGGCAAGTCCTGGATGTCGCTCGGGCTGGCCATCGAAGTCGCCTCCGGCGGCAAAGCCTTCGACATGCTCGACGTCGAGCCCGGCCCCGTGCTCTACCTCGCGCTGGAAGACACCCCGCGCCGGTTGAAAACCCGCATGAGCAAGCTGCTCGATGGCAAACCCGCCCCGGCCGGTCTCACCCTGGCCACCAGCTGCCCCACGCTGACCCAGGGCGGCGACGAGGCCATCATCGCGTGGCTGGAGGCCCACACGGACGCGCGCATGGTCGTGCTCGACGTGTTCGCCAAGATGCGCGGCACCCCGCCGGCAGGCATGTCCGCCTACGACGCCGACTACGCTGCCGTGTCCCGCGCCAAGCGCATCGCCGACGCCTACGGTGTCGCCCTGGTGCTGGTCCACCACGTGCGCAAGATGGGCAGCGACGACTTCCTCGAAACCGTCTCCGGCTCCAACGGCATCGCCGGAGCCGCCGACGCCGTGCTCGTGCTCAAACGCGGCCGCAACCAAGCCGACGCCGTCCTCAACGTCACCGGCCGCGACATCGACGAAGCCGAATACGCCCTGACCTTCCACAGCCACTCCGGCGCCTGGCAACTCCTCGACGGCCCCGCCAGCGACCACACCCTCCACACCACCCGCGCCACCATCCAGCGCTACCTCCGCGAGCACCCCGGCACCGGGCCGAAAGCCATCGCCGAAGCCACCGGACTCGACCGCGAGCAGGTCAAGAAGACCTGCCAACGCATGGCCAGCGATGGGCAACTCCACGCCACATCCGGCGGCCGCTACAGCACTCCGGAAGTCGGGGACGACGCCATGTCCTCCGACGTGTCCCCGCCGTCCCCGGAGTCCCCAAAACTGCTCTGACCTGCCCGAACAGGCAGCGAGTCCGGGGACGCCTTGTCCCCGCTGTCCCCGCAATGCCCCGACGAGAAAGGAACCCCGCCGTGATCGACTCACACAGCACCGGCCAGCCCCGCGTTCTGCTCACCGTCGAGCAAGCCGCCGAACGACTCAGCCTCGGCCGCACCAGCGTCTACCAGCTCCTGAAAACCGGGCATCTGCACTCAGTCCGCATCGGACGCCTCCGGCGCATCCCCGCCGAATCCATCGACGCCTACATCGCAGCCCTCACCGAGCAGCAGTAGGACCAAAGGAGATCCCCATGCCCCGCAAGAAACGCCCCGAAGGAACCCGCGCCCCCAACGGCGCAAGCAGCATCTACCAGGACAAGAACGGAAAGTGGCACGGTCGCGTGACCGTAGGCGTCCGCGACGACGGCAGGTCGGATCGTCGCCACGTCGAATCCTGGGACCGCAAGGTGGTCACGAAGAAGGTCCGGGAACTCGAACGTGCCCGCGACGAAGGAAACATCACGAAACCTGGTGAGAAGTGGACAGTTGAGCAGTGGGTCGAGCACTGGCTGCACAACATCGCCACTTCGACCACCGGAGACGGTGGCTGGGACGCCTACTTCTACGCCACGAAACACATCCGGAAGCACGTGGGGGCGCACAAGCTTCCGAACTTGCTTCCCGATCACCTGGAAGCGATGTATCGCAAGATGCAGAAGGCCGGCGCGTCGAGCGCTACTGCCCACCAGGCCCACCGGACCATCCGGACCGCACTGAACGAAGCCGTCAAGCGAGGTTACCTGGCCAAAAACCCTGCCGTAGTCGCCAAAGCGCCGAAGGTGGAAGAGAAGGAGGTGGAGCCGTTCACGCGCGAGGAGGTCACCCAGCTGTTCAAGACAGCTCGCGAAGGTCGGAACGCTTGCCGCTGGATCATCGCCATC containing:
- a CDS encoding tyrosine-type recombinase/integrase: MPRKKRPEGTRAPNGASSIYQDKNGKWHGRVTVGVRDDGRSDRRHVESWDRKVVTKKVRELERARDEGNITKPGEKWTVEQWVEHWLHNIATSTTGDGGWDAYFYATKHIRKHVGAHKLPNLLPDHLEAMYRKMQKAGASSATAHQAHRTIRTALNEAVKRGYLAKNPAVVAKAPKVEEKEVEPFTREEVTQLFKTAREGRNACRWIIAIALGLRQGEVLGLRWTDVDFQEGTLTVDVQRPRPKWKHGCDGACGHKHGGHCPQRINTRSETKRPKSRAGRRPIGLPHPVLEELKQHATEQTAEREAAGELWSDAGWLFTNETGKPLNYRTDLARWKQLLSDAGVRDARLHDARHTAATVLLELGIPDRTAMEIMGWSNVALTQRYQHVTGHVLGTVAEKLGDHLWKASEKPSDEPPEKGN
- a CDS encoding helix-turn-helix domain-containing protein: MPRRERNPAVIDSHSTGQPRVLLTVEQAAERLSLGRTSVYQLLKTGHLHSVRIGRLRRIPAESIDAYIAALTEQQ
- a CDS encoding AAA family ATPase; the protein is MSAPEVPEPDNVHPLHRHPAEALHAAWTADVLMATEFPEPTWAVPGIVAEGVNLLAGPPKVGKSWMSLGLAIEVASGGKAFDMLDVEPGPVLYLALEDTPRRLKTRMSKLLDGKPAPAGLTLATSCPTLTQGGDEAIIAWLEAHTDARMVVLDVFAKMRGTPPAGMSAYDADYAAVSRAKRIADAYGVALVLVHHVRKMGSDDFLETVSGSNGIAGAADAVLVLKRGRNQADAVLNVTGRDIDEAEYALTFHSHSGAWQLLDGPASDHTLHTTRATIQRYLREHPGTGPKAIAEATGLDREQVKKTCQRMASDGQLHATSGGRYSTPEVGDDAMSSDVSPPSPESPKLL